The following proteins come from a genomic window of Pirellula staleyi DSM 6068:
- a CDS encoding RNA methyltransferase — protein sequence MIPTITSLQNLRVKQAVKLRERKARDEQQRIIIDGEREITRALGAGVVALELFVLDGVELSATSQQTMRHARESGATILPVSRQVMEKLAFGDRVEEVILVAESPSPALDTFLQDKLAAKRDLLVAVVEGVEKPGNLGAILRSADAAGIDGVIVCGARLDLYNPNAIRASLGALFTLPVIGMTVPQALAWLRMHQFQMLATRVDGAIDYTTADLRGRTAIILGSEAEGLSREWLGDDIRAISLPMLGTVDSLNLSVTAAILFYEALRQRRAK from the coding sequence ATGATTCCCACCATCACCAGTTTGCAGAACCTGCGCGTGAAGCAAGCGGTGAAATTGCGCGAGCGCAAAGCGCGCGACGAGCAGCAGCGGATCATCATCGATGGAGAGCGCGAAATCACGCGCGCCCTCGGCGCGGGAGTGGTTGCGCTCGAACTGTTTGTGCTCGATGGCGTGGAACTGTCGGCCACTTCGCAGCAGACCATGCGCCACGCACGTGAGTCCGGCGCGACGATCCTTCCCGTCTCGCGTCAAGTGATGGAAAAGCTCGCCTTTGGCGATCGTGTCGAGGAAGTGATCCTCGTGGCCGAGTCGCCGAGTCCCGCGCTCGACACCTTCCTGCAAGATAAGCTCGCAGCGAAACGCGACTTGCTGGTGGCGGTGGTGGAAGGGGTCGAGAAACCAGGCAATCTCGGCGCGATCTTGCGATCGGCTGATGCGGCGGGAATCGATGGGGTGATTGTCTGTGGCGCGCGGCTCGATCTCTATAACCCCAACGCCATCCGCGCGAGTCTCGGCGCGCTCTTCACCCTGCCCGTCATCGGCATGACAGTGCCACAAGCGCTCGCCTGGCTCCGAATGCATCAGTTTCAGATGCTGGCGACACGGGTCGATGGTGCCATCGACTACACCACAGCCGACCTGCGAGGTCGCACGGCAATTATTTTGGGAAGCGAGGCTGAAGGTCTGTCTCGCGAATGGCTGGGGGACGATATCCGCGCGATTTCCCTCCCGATGCTCGGCACGGTCGACAGTTTGAACTTGTCGGTGACCGCCGCCATTCTCTTCTACGAAGCGCTCCGCCAGCGCCGCGCCAAGTAG
- a CDS encoding phosphatidate cytidylyltransferase — translation MLRWRLLSAAVIISVLVTLVTADHQQWLVPIRGFWLLPVLLLIAVMATEEVLELLRHGGHTIDRVSTHVGVLAIVLAAALPMVGDALGTRFPENSSFGRFGWPAVAASLGLIVAFTRQMQLFVKPATAMVSLSLSVMVMIYIGGMLGFLASLRLLDNEPLGIVALVSLLFITKLADTGAYTVGKNLGKHKLTPVLSPGKTVEGAIGGFVFAIVGGLVYFRAIAPLVMGGDWQAPSIVGIVIYSLLVAVLGMIGDLAESLLKRDMQRKDSSRWLPGLGGVLDIIDSVLLAAPVAYLCWESGLLS, via the coding sequence GTGCTTCGCTGGCGTCTACTGTCGGCTGCGGTGATTATCTCGGTTCTCGTCACGCTGGTGACGGCCGATCATCAGCAGTGGCTGGTTCCGATCCGAGGCTTTTGGCTGTTGCCGGTCCTGCTTCTGATTGCCGTGATGGCGACCGAAGAGGTGCTGGAATTGCTGCGCCATGGTGGTCACACGATCGATCGCGTGAGCACCCACGTCGGTGTGCTGGCAATTGTGCTCGCCGCCGCTTTGCCCATGGTGGGGGACGCACTCGGCACGCGCTTTCCCGAAAACAGTTCGTTTGGCAGATTCGGCTGGCCTGCTGTTGCTGCTTCGCTGGGGCTGATCGTCGCCTTCACACGGCAAATGCAGCTGTTCGTCAAACCGGCGACCGCGATGGTGTCACTTTCGCTTAGCGTGATGGTGATGATCTATATCGGTGGGATGCTCGGTTTTCTCGCCTCGCTTCGCCTGCTCGATAACGAACCGCTCGGAATCGTAGCGCTCGTTTCGCTCCTCTTCATCACGAAACTTGCCGACACCGGCGCGTACACCGTCGGCAAGAACCTCGGCAAGCACAAGCTCACGCCGGTCCTTAGTCCTGGTAAAACGGTGGAAGGTGCGATCGGTGGTTTTGTCTTCGCCATCGTGGGCGGGCTCGTCTATTTTCGGGCAATTGCGCCACTGGTGATGGGGGGCGATTGGCAGGCACCATCGATCGTAGGGATTGTGATCTACTCGCTGCTGGTCGCTGTGCTGGGGATGATTGGCGATCTCGCCGAGTCGCTTCTCAAACGGGATATGCAGCGGAAAGATAGCAGTCGCTGGCTCCCGGGACTCGGTGGCGTGCTCGATATTATCGACTCGGTGCTGCTGGCTGCGCCGGTGGCCTACCTCTGCTGGGAAAGCGGATTGCTGAGCTAG
- a CDS encoding isoprenyl transferase, whose translation MTDPAIATDDRLADVPLARRPRHVAVIMDGNGRWAQRRDLPRIEGHRRGVASVRRTVEEGARLGLTQLSLYCLSSENWKRPQRELDFLMHLLEQYMIEERTTIMQQNITVSVIGRREGIPEATLAEMDRTVEMSAANTGMRLCLAINYGARGELVDAVRAIAAEVQQGKLDPATIDEALVSSKLYTAGMPDPDLLIRTAGEMRISNFLLWQISYAELWVTEKCWPEFELDDFHQSIRSFAARDRRFGGLAS comes from the coding sequence GTGACCGACCCTGCCATTGCCACCGACGATCGACTTGCCGATGTGCCCCTGGCGCGTCGGCCGCGGCATGTTGCCGTGATCATGGATGGCAATGGACGCTGGGCTCAGCGTCGCGATTTGCCCCGCATCGAAGGGCATCGGCGTGGGGTCGCTAGTGTTCGGCGAACGGTGGAAGAAGGAGCGCGGCTGGGGCTTACGCAGCTGTCGCTCTACTGCCTCAGCAGCGAGAACTGGAAGCGTCCGCAGCGTGAGCTTGATTTTCTGATGCATCTGCTCGAGCAGTACATGATCGAAGAGCGAACCACGATCATGCAGCAGAACATCACTGTGAGTGTGATTGGGCGTCGCGAAGGAATTCCCGAAGCGACTTTGGCGGAAATGGATCGCACGGTCGAGATGAGCGCCGCCAATACCGGCATGCGGCTTTGCCTGGCGATTAACTACGGCGCGCGTGGTGAACTGGTCGATGCTGTCCGCGCGATTGCGGCAGAAGTACAGCAAGGGAAGCTCGATCCGGCAACGATCGACGAGGCGCTGGTCTCCTCGAAGCTCTACACCGCAGGGATGCCCGATCCCGATCTGCTGATTCGAACCGCTGGTGAGATGCGGATTAGCAATTTTCTCCTTTGGCAAATCAGCTACGCCGAGCTGTGGGTCACCGAAAAATGTTGGCCCGAGTTTGAACTGGACGATTTTCATCAATCGATTCGCAGCTTTGCGGCCCGCGACCGTCGTTTCGGCGGTCTGGCGAGCTAA
- a CDS encoding adenylosuccinate synthase: MPGTCVIGLQWGDEAKGKLVDLLCSKFEIVVRYQGGANAGHTVVVGDKTYKLHHVPSGILTPGVMNVVTPGVVINPPTILKEIESLASQDIAVAENMKLSDRAHVVFPWHIAEDRAMNEASENRESIGTTLRGIGPCYRDKVGRTHAIRLGDMFRADFKGRVEQIVAAKNRLLTSLSSEAVPLDATAIYEEYSGYAKRLQRYVCDTTAYLLDAVDANQKMLFEGAQGSLLDVDHGTYPYVTSSNASGVGVSAGSGVPARFISRMIGVAKAYSTRVGGGPFPTEQSNEVGQRIRELGREYGTTTGRPRRCGWFDAVAVRYTARLSGIDCISLMMMDVLSQLPEVKVCVAYNLDGQRITHFPSHWEDLKRCQPIYETFPGWNIDVTKVRDVDDLPRGAKDYLKLIGQLVGKPVEIVSVGPDRAQTMFTGAMANFM, encoded by the coding sequence GTGCCCGGAACGTGTGTGATTGGCTTGCAGTGGGGTGACGAAGCGAAGGGTAAGCTCGTCGATTTGCTTTGCTCCAAATTCGAAATCGTGGTTCGCTATCAAGGCGGAGCCAACGCAGGCCACACCGTGGTCGTCGGGGATAAGACCTATAAACTCCATCACGTCCCCAGCGGCATTCTTACCCCCGGGGTTATGAACGTCGTGACGCCGGGCGTGGTGATTAACCCTCCCACGATCCTCAAAGAGATCGAGTCGCTCGCGTCGCAAGACATCGCGGTGGCTGAGAACATGAAGCTGAGCGATCGGGCTCACGTCGTGTTCCCATGGCACATCGCCGAAGATCGCGCGATGAACGAAGCGTCGGAAAATCGCGAAAGCATCGGCACCACGCTGCGTGGCATTGGTCCTTGCTACCGCGACAAGGTGGGACGTACGCACGCCATTCGTCTCGGCGATATGTTCCGCGCCGATTTCAAGGGGCGTGTCGAGCAGATTGTCGCCGCTAAGAATCGCTTGCTCACCAGTCTCAGCAGCGAAGCGGTTCCACTCGATGCGACCGCGATTTACGAAGAATATTCGGGCTACGCCAAGCGGCTCCAGCGCTATGTATGCGATACAACCGCCTACTTGCTCGACGCTGTCGATGCGAATCAAAAGATGCTGTTCGAAGGAGCGCAAGGCTCGCTCCTCGACGTCGATCACGGCACCTATCCCTACGTGACGAGCAGCAATGCTTCGGGCGTCGGTGTTTCGGCCGGTTCGGGAGTTCCCGCTCGCTTCATCAGCCGGATGATCGGTGTCGCGAAGGCCTACAGCACGCGCGTGGGTGGTGGTCCATTTCCCACGGAACAAAGTAACGAAGTCGGCCAGCGGATTCGCGAACTTGGGCGCGAGTATGGCACAACGACGGGGCGGCCACGACGCTGCGGATGGTTCGATGCCGTTGCGGTGCGCTACACGGCCCGACTCAGCGGTATCGATTGCATTTCGCTGATGATGATGGACGTGCTGAGCCAATTGCCCGAAGTGAAAGTTTGCGTCGCGTATAACCTCGATGGTCAGCGGATCACGCACTTCCCGAGCCACTGGGAAGATTTGAAGCGCTGCCAGCCGATCTACGAAACGTTCCCTGGCTGGAACATCGATGTGACGAAGGTTCGCGACGTCGATGATCTGCCGCGTGGCGCGAAGGACTATCTGAAACTGATTGGCCAACTCGTCGGCAAGCCGGTCGAGATTGTGTCGGTCGGCCCCGATCGAGCGCAAACGATGTTCACCGGCGCGATGGCCAACTTCATGTAA
- a CDS encoding EF-hand domain-containing protein, which translates to MLRATFFQRRNCQLLALGVAALLLTGCPSTTQPPAAAPQAKQTPNQPPKETLKPAISEVTEQPAAPVEVKPVEPSSEQPAEVTSAQPSSTTNIPAEKPSEVSVAAAPPYGTERFLLMSTIGPLVVECRLSIDGAAHTGALEKLVADVLKLADTNSDGQTKWDELCACEAVKYGQFGNLAIDGANGSKQVVEMYDIDRDGIVDTGELPRFLTRNAGGSRPFSLRSMGSFTDALAASELWQLLDVDGEGVISASDRSQIVTQLRSRDADDDDTIVAAEIASRMQNANMPGMQPERRRRRGIAPALLLGEHANWDAIRSSLEEIYALGGSLSADDFLRTSDLFMQLDLDKNERLARAEFKELDKVAPHLVLEVHFASSQERPVTTPASEPTPEAESSLTSRSAPPEISEPADEASPALKGPLKASPAPQMAVVQVAEWLKSETAVETLSPSAVRLVVAGVPIFLYHRDTVASTNFDEQAKFQVMQLDANNNGYLEPEELMVNPQANLRYESIDLDADKKVFPAELSAYLKTASRAVRSQIHARAQGLDEPLLLQLDANYDQRLDAAELLSAAERLAALDRNGDGDISIDEVPTGYQIVFARGGIENPDQLFTPDPIMPRPRTAGPVPDWFAAMDTSGDSLVTPREFLGPAELFTQIDTSADGLLTPDEAAAVTPELPPAAPENKAESAPTTSE; encoded by the coding sequence ATGCTACGCGCGACCTTTTTTCAGCGTCGAAACTGCCAGCTGTTGGCGCTGGGAGTTGCCGCGCTGCTGCTCACCGGCTGTCCCTCGACCACTCAGCCACCTGCTGCTGCACCTCAGGCAAAGCAAACGCCCAATCAGCCGCCCAAAGAAACGCTTAAGCCAGCCATCAGCGAGGTGACCGAGCAACCAGCCGCTCCGGTGGAAGTGAAACCGGTGGAGCCAAGCTCCGAGCAACCGGCTGAGGTGACGAGCGCTCAGCCGAGCAGTACGACAAACATACCGGCGGAAAAGCCAAGCGAAGTTTCGGTCGCTGCGGCACCTCCGTATGGGACTGAGCGATTTCTGCTGATGTCGACGATCGGCCCACTGGTGGTGGAGTGTCGTTTGTCGATTGATGGGGCTGCACACACAGGCGCGCTCGAAAAACTGGTCGCAGATGTGCTTAAGCTTGCCGACACCAATTCCGATGGTCAGACGAAATGGGACGAGCTCTGCGCATGCGAGGCTGTGAAGTATGGCCAATTCGGCAACCTGGCGATCGATGGCGCCAACGGTTCGAAGCAGGTGGTAGAGATGTACGACATCGATCGTGATGGGATTGTCGACACCGGTGAGCTACCACGTTTTCTCACTCGCAATGCAGGTGGCTCGCGGCCGTTTTCGCTCCGCAGCATGGGGAGCTTCACCGATGCGCTGGCGGCAAGCGAGTTGTGGCAACTTCTAGATGTCGATGGCGAAGGGGTGATTAGCGCTAGTGATCGTTCGCAAATCGTGACGCAGCTTCGCAGCCGCGATGCCGACGACGACGATACGATTGTGGCGGCTGAAATTGCCTCGCGCATGCAAAATGCCAACATGCCAGGGATGCAGCCCGAGCGGCGTCGACGCCGAGGCATCGCTCCAGCGCTCTTGCTGGGAGAGCATGCCAACTGGGATGCAATTCGCTCGTCGCTCGAGGAAATCTACGCGCTCGGTGGCTCGCTGAGCGCCGATGATTTTCTGCGCACGAGCGACCTGTTCATGCAGCTCGATCTCGATAAGAACGAGCGGCTTGCTCGGGCCGAGTTCAAAGAGCTCGATAAAGTCGCGCCACATCTCGTTTTGGAAGTCCACTTTGCTTCGAGCCAGGAGAGACCGGTAACTACGCCAGCTTCGGAGCCGACTCCGGAAGCAGAAAGTTCACTCACCAGCCGCTCCGCGCCGCCGGAGATTTCGGAGCCAGCAGACGAAGCATCGCCCGCGCTGAAGGGACCCCTGAAAGCATCGCCTGCTCCGCAGATGGCCGTGGTGCAAGTGGCCGAGTGGCTCAAGTCCGAGACAGCGGTCGAAACACTCTCGCCCAGCGCCGTGCGTTTGGTTGTGGCGGGCGTGCCAATTTTTCTCTACCACCGCGATACGGTGGCGAGCACGAATTTCGATGAGCAGGCAAAGTTTCAGGTGATGCAGCTCGATGCCAACAACAATGGCTATCTCGAGCCCGAGGAGTTGATGGTTAATCCTCAAGCCAACTTGCGTTACGAATCGATCGATCTCGATGCTGACAAAAAAGTCTTTCCAGCTGAGTTGTCAGCCTATTTGAAAACAGCATCGCGGGCCGTCCGTTCGCAAATTCATGCACGGGCACAAGGGTTGGACGAGCCGCTGCTGTTGCAACTCGACGCCAACTACGATCAGCGGCTCGATGCTGCGGAACTACTGTCGGCCGCCGAGCGACTCGCGGCGCTCGACCGCAATGGGGATGGGGATATTTCGATCGACGAGGTCCCGACCGGCTACCAAATCGTCTTTGCTCGGGGGGGAATCGAAAATCCCGATCAGCTGTTCACCCCCGACCCGATTATGCCTCGTCCTCGGACTGCGGGACCGGTTCCCGATTGGTTCGCCGCCATGGATACCAGCGGCGACTCGCTCGTCACCCCACGCGAGTTTTTGGGTCCCGCCGAGCTATTCACCCAGATCGATACCTCGGCCGATGGGCTCCTGACCCCCGACGAAGCTGCCGCCGTGACGCCAGAATTGCCACCCGCCGCACCGGAAAACAAGGCAGAGTCAGCACCTACGACCAGCGAGTGA
- a CDS encoding undecaprenyl-phosphate glucose phosphotransferase produces MTINNRQIHQQFSVLGTVYRTVDAAAIAVGLGLSLEVSGAWHVDYLLAGCAAIVVHYLAAEFSGMYRSWRGASASREAFATLGVWALSLAMLMAMGFVTERLAHYPRPMLGYWLLMTGGMMVFSHATIRAVRRALWCRGVHTHNAAIVGVTELGFQLGRNLLEEPELGIRFAGFYDDRPAERNAKIPPGLKRQIGGIDDLIADAKAGFVDRIYITFPMRAEDRIRGVLSRLGDTTASVYIVPDFFVFQLLHSRWTDIGGLPAVSVFENPLYGVDGVVKRMFDLVVSSLLLVMLALPMTIVAAMVKFTSRGPVFFRQRRYGLDGEEILVWKFRSMTVCEDGPNVTQATKQDSRVTWLGAIMRRTSIDELPQLFNVVGGTMSLVGPRPHAAAHNEQYRKMIEGYMLRHKVKPGITGLAQVRGWRGETDTLEKMEKRIECDHEYIREWSLWLDIQILFRTFFVVFSRKNAY; encoded by the coding sequence ATGACTATCAACAATCGACAAATTCACCAGCAGTTCTCGGTTCTCGGAACCGTTTATCGCACGGTCGATGCCGCTGCGATTGCCGTGGGACTCGGGCTGAGCCTGGAAGTTTCGGGAGCTTGGCACGTCGATTATCTGCTCGCCGGCTGCGCTGCGATTGTGGTGCATTATTTGGCAGCGGAATTCAGCGGCATGTATCGCAGCTGGCGTGGTGCGTCGGCAAGTCGCGAAGCCTTTGCGACACTCGGCGTTTGGGCACTCTCGCTCGCGATGCTGATGGCGATGGGTTTTGTCACCGAACGACTGGCTCACTACCCTCGACCGATGCTGGGCTACTGGCTGCTGATGACCGGCGGCATGATGGTCTTTTCGCATGCGACGATTCGCGCTGTGCGTCGCGCCCTTTGGTGCCGCGGTGTTCACACGCATAACGCCGCGATTGTTGGAGTTACCGAACTGGGATTTCAGCTCGGGCGTAACTTGCTCGAAGAACCAGAACTGGGTATTCGATTTGCTGGCTTCTACGATGATCGGCCAGCAGAACGCAACGCAAAAATTCCCCCCGGATTAAAGCGACAAATCGGTGGTATCGACGACCTCATTGCCGATGCCAAAGCGGGCTTTGTTGACCGGATTTACATCACCTTTCCGATGCGCGCCGAAGATCGCATTCGAGGTGTTCTCAGCCGACTGGGCGATACCACCGCCAGCGTTTATATCGTCCCCGATTTCTTCGTGTTTCAGCTGCTTCATTCGCGCTGGACTGATATCGGCGGATTGCCCGCCGTGAGCGTGTTCGAGAACCCGCTCTACGGTGTCGATGGCGTTGTGAAGCGGATGTTCGACCTCGTCGTCAGTTCACTGCTCCTCGTGATGCTGGCTCTGCCAATGACGATCGTGGCAGCGATGGTGAAGTTCACCAGCCGTGGACCGGTTTTCTTCCGTCAGCGGCGCTACGGCCTCGATGGGGAAGAGATCTTGGTTTGGAAATTCCGCAGCATGACGGTTTGCGAAGATGGCCCGAACGTCACGCAGGCAACCAAGCAAGACTCGCGCGTCACCTGGCTCGGCGCGATCATGCGGCGCACCAGCATCGACGAACTACCGCAGCTCTTCAACGTGGTCGGGGGCACGATGTCGCTGGTCGGCCCTCGTCCCCATGCGGCGGCTCATAACGAACAGTATCGCAAAATGATCGAAGGCTACATGCTTCGCCACAAGGTGAAACCGGGGATCACCGGCCTCGCGCAAGTGCGCGGCTGGCGCGGCGAAACCGATACGCTCGAGAAGATGGAAAAGCGGATCGAATGCGATCACGAATACATCCGCGAGTGGTCGCTCTGGCTCGATATTCAAATTCTGTTCCGCACGTTTTTCGTCGTCTTCTCGCGGAAAAACGCGTACTAA
- a CDS encoding MGMT family protein, with the protein MAGSEAFARIKRDVIDLTCQIPRGKIVTYSTIAGQLDVMPRHVAYILAMLDDQERSEIPWHRVVADGGVIRSTAKRDPALQRQLLMEEGIAFTRQGKVADFEAMQHKYEME; encoded by the coding sequence ATGGCAGGGAGCGAAGCGTTTGCACGAATCAAGCGGGATGTGATTGACCTAACGTGTCAAATCCCTCGTGGTAAGATCGTCACTTATAGTACGATTGCTGGCCAGCTTGACGTGATGCCGCGTCATGTCGCTTACATTTTGGCGATGCTCGACGACCAAGAGCGGTCGGAAATTCCCTGGCATCGTGTGGTGGCCGATGGGGGTGTGATTCGCAGTACTGCCAAACGCGATCCCGCCCTCCAGCGACAGTTGCTCATGGAAGAGGGGATCGCCTTCACTCGCCAAGGCAAGGTCGCCGATTTCGAAGCGATGCAGCACAAGTACGAAATGGAATAG
- a CDS encoding excinuclease ABC subunit UvrC codes for MAKRTPDDDARKQSDAQRDAARSPESSDFLGMDGLYAAEFGDELSEETIEAQEPEPSEEEVTAALDAVALDPATIEAQATADAASRVHDFAFRRAAAKVREFPRTPGIYLMKDDAGRVIYVGKAKNLRSRAGSYFLRGAKEEYRTAIWVDEICDIDYVECESEVDALLMEARLIKDIQPKHNKELKDDKTFPYLMISTREDFPRVEVTRQPADRGVKLFGPFASAGSLRGAVQVLQRIFKFRTCSLDIEDGDDRWRWFRPCLLASIQQCTAPCNLRISKDEYRRDIDRLITFLEGGKTRLLKQLTLEMQAASKALQFEVAARLRDEIKMLETLDRRGSIDVHAQPEVFYIDPTKGLAGLKKVLGLAEQPRTIEGMDIAHLGGGETVASVVQFLDGLPFKAGYRRYRIVGVDGIDDFRSMHEVVSRRYRKRVDEGEPFPDILLIDGGKGQLNAAMAAFRDQDIKPPTVISLAKQEEEIFLPGERESIKLSRHAFALRLLQYVRDEAHRFAQHYHHILRRKSQLDG; via the coding sequence ATGGCAAAGCGTACTCCCGACGACGATGCTCGCAAGCAAAGTGACGCGCAGCGTGATGCTGCGCGCTCGCCGGAAAGTAGCGACTTTCTGGGGATGGATGGCCTCTACGCGGCGGAATTTGGTGACGAGCTGAGCGAAGAGACGATCGAAGCGCAAGAGCCTGAGCCGTCGGAAGAGGAAGTCACTGCGGCGCTCGATGCCGTGGCGCTCGACCCTGCCACCATCGAGGCCCAGGCGACCGCAGATGCCGCATCGCGCGTGCACGATTTCGCGTTCCGTCGCGCTGCTGCCAAGGTTCGCGAATTCCCTCGCACTCCTGGCATCTATCTGATGAAAGATGATGCCGGACGCGTGATTTACGTCGGCAAGGCGAAGAACCTCCGCAGCCGCGCGGGGAGCTATTTTTTGCGCGGAGCCAAGGAAGAATACCGGACCGCTATCTGGGTCGACGAGATTTGCGACATCGACTACGTCGAGTGCGAAAGCGAAGTCGATGCGCTTCTGATGGAAGCGCGGCTGATCAAAGATATTCAGCCAAAACACAACAAAGAACTCAAAGACGATAAGACCTTTCCCTACCTGATGATCTCCACCCGCGAGGATTTTCCGCGGGTGGAAGTGACCCGTCAGCCTGCTGATCGAGGAGTAAAGCTCTTCGGCCCTTTCGCATCGGCCGGTTCGCTGCGCGGCGCTGTGCAGGTGCTGCAGCGGATCTTCAAGTTCCGCACCTGCTCGCTCGATATCGAAGATGGCGACGATCGCTGGCGCTGGTTTCGTCCCTGCTTGCTCGCCAGCATTCAGCAGTGCACCGCCCCTTGTAATCTACGGATTTCCAAGGATGAATATCGCCGCGATATCGATCGGCTGATCACCTTTCTCGAAGGGGGCAAAACGCGGCTGCTCAAACAGCTCACCCTCGAAATGCAAGCCGCCTCGAAGGCACTTCAGTTCGAAGTCGCCGCACGTTTGCGCGACGAAATCAAAATGCTCGAGACCCTCGATCGTCGCGGCTCAATCGATGTCCATGCCCAGCCAGAAGTCTTCTACATCGACCCCACGAAGGGACTCGCCGGACTTAAAAAAGTGCTCGGACTCGCCGAGCAGCCTCGCACGATCGAAGGGATGGATATCGCGCACCTCGGCGGGGGCGAAACGGTGGCCAGTGTGGTGCAGTTCCTCGACGGGCTCCCGTTCAAGGCGGGCTATCGGCGGTATCGCATCGTCGGAGTCGACGGGATCGACGATTTCCGGAGCATGCACGAAGTGGTTTCGCGCCGCTATCGCAAACGTGTCGACGAAGGAGAGCCGTTTCCCGACATCCTGCTTATCGACGGTGGCAAAGGTCAGCTGAATGCGGCGATGGCCGCCTTCCGCGACCAAGACATTAAGCCACCCACGGTCATTTCGCTCGCCAAGCAAGAGGAAGAGATCTTTCTGCCAGGCGAACGCGAGTCGATCAAACTTTCGCGGCACGCTTTCGCCCTCCGCCTGCTGCAATACGTCCGCGACGAAGCCCACCGCTTTGCCCAGCACTATCACCACATCCTCCGCCGCAAATCGCAGCTGGATGGTTAG